The following are encoded in a window of Streptomyces sp. Go-475 genomic DNA:
- a CDS encoding Rid family hydrolase, translated as MTRDPRTITNPATLHDPTPFGYSHAVSAPGETVYIGGQYASDATGTPVPGDFAAQVELAFDRLRSALEGVGLGYEHVVRLGTFIVDHDLDKLQTLGKALHARFGDRLPAQTLSGVAALALPGMLFEVDAIAVRPAGAASA; from the coding sequence ATGACGCGCGACCCGCGCACGATCACCAACCCGGCCACGTTGCACGACCCCACGCCGTTCGGCTACAGCCACGCCGTGTCGGCCCCCGGCGAAACCGTCTACATCGGCGGCCAGTACGCCTCCGACGCCACGGGCACGCCGGTGCCGGGCGACTTCGCCGCGCAGGTGGAACTCGCCTTCGACCGGCTGCGGTCGGCGCTGGAGGGGGTCGGTCTCGGCTACGAGCACGTCGTACGCCTCGGCACGTTCATCGTCGACCACGACCTCGACAAACTGCAGACCCTGGGCAAGGCCCTCCACGCCCGCTTCGGAGACCGCCTGCCGGCCCAGACCCTGAGCGGAGTCGCTGCGCTGGCCCTCCCCGGAATGCTGTTCGAGGTCGACGCGATCGCGGTACGGCCCGCCGGGGCGGCCTCCGCCTGA
- a CDS encoding sugar ABC transporter permease, with protein sequence MIRSIRWKGAAFTVPFQLGFAFLYLLPIGYAVYESLYTEKQSGLGLGGATTEFVGLDNYTQGLTDSAFMNSILRVVLFACVQIPFMLLISLLLALFLDAVASRVASRFRILLLVPYMIPGVVAAIVWVNLYSPDVGPLTPIGKAFGFDWNFFAPSMVWPSIGNLLTWHGIGYNMVIIYSALQGVPRELFEAARLDGASELRIARSIKIPYVRGALVLTGLLSIIQMLQIFNEPALFRNITPQTVSDSFTPIMIIYNQAFNAGNYNYAAALSVLLALILGVASFLFYRLTSKEAD encoded by the coding sequence ATGATTCGCTCCATACGCTGGAAGGGTGCCGCGTTCACGGTGCCCTTCCAGCTCGGCTTCGCCTTTCTCTACCTGCTGCCCATCGGTTACGCCGTCTACGAGTCGCTGTACACGGAGAAGCAGTCCGGGCTGGGGCTCGGCGGCGCGACGACGGAGTTCGTCGGGCTCGACAACTACACCCAGGGGCTGACCGACTCGGCGTTCATGAACTCCATCCTGCGGGTAGTGCTCTTCGCCTGTGTGCAGATCCCGTTCATGCTGCTGATCAGCCTGCTGCTGGCGCTGTTCCTGGACGCGGTCGCCTCCAGGGTGGCGAGCCGGTTCCGGATCCTGCTGCTGGTGCCGTACATGATCCCGGGCGTGGTCGCGGCGATCGTGTGGGTGAACCTCTACAGCCCGGACGTCGGCCCGCTCACCCCGATCGGCAAGGCGTTCGGCTTCGACTGGAACTTCTTCGCGCCGTCGATGGTGTGGCCGTCCATCGGCAACCTGCTGACCTGGCACGGCATCGGCTACAACATGGTGATCATCTACTCGGCGCTGCAGGGCGTGCCCCGCGAGCTGTTCGAGGCGGCCCGGCTGGACGGCGCCTCGGAGCTGCGGATCGCGCGCAGCATCAAGATCCCGTACGTGCGCGGGGCGCTGGTGCTGACGGGGCTGCTGTCGATCATCCAGATGCTGCAGATCTTCAACGAGCCGGCGCTGTTCCGGAACATCACCCCGCAGACGGTCAGCGACAGCTTCACCCCGATCATGATCATCTACAACCAGGCGTTCAACGCGGGCAACTACAACTACGCGGCCGCCCTGTCCGTGCTGCTGGCGTTGATCCTCGGCGTGGCCTCCTTCCTCTTCTACCGGCTCACCTCGAAGGAGGCCGACTGA
- a CDS encoding peptidoglycan-binding domain-containing protein, with protein sequence MNMRNRATAMVTAALLGAGGTGIALAPSANAAPAYFGIDGGGAVANDWEDEENLGVEAYSKGNAIALWETVLWADGALWEDDEGEWRPFKKSQIDGSFGPETESATQWWQSRHNLPETDGTVVSESWDFAQTRLQLLPANIVQYKGIVRNVNFKRVSGKYQVKLKNVGPWKYAHYRTVG encoded by the coding sequence ATGAACATGCGCAATCGGGCCACGGCGATGGTGACGGCCGCGTTGCTGGGGGCCGGGGGCACCGGCATCGCCCTGGCGCCGTCCGCGAACGCCGCTCCCGCGTACTTCGGCATCGACGGCGGCGGTGCCGTGGCCAACGACTGGGAGGACGAGGAGAACCTCGGCGTGGAGGCGTACTCCAAGGGCAACGCCATCGCCCTGTGGGAGACCGTCCTGTGGGCGGACGGCGCCCTGTGGGAGGACGACGAGGGGGAGTGGCGGCCCTTCAAGAAGAGCCAGATCGACGGGTCGTTCGGGCCGGAGACGGAGTCGGCCACGCAGTGGTGGCAGAGCCGGCACAACCTGCCCGAGACCGACGGCACCGTCGTCAGCGAGAGCTGGGACTTCGCGCAGACCCGGCTGCAGCTCCTCCCGGCCAACATCGTCCAGTACAAGGGCATCGTCCGGAACGTCAACTTCAAGCGCGTGAGCGGCAAGTACCAGGTGAAGCTCAAGAACGTCGGGCCCTGGAAGTACGCGCATTACCGCACGGTCGGCTGA
- a CDS encoding carbohydrate ABC transporter permease, which translates to MVLTEHTTERPPVRSVRRLTRPDAASRRRGGQRFLLVGLVLASVYSLFPVWWLIVAATKDRTALYQSNGLWFSGWHLWDNLEQVFTYQDGVFLRWTANSFLYAGVGSLGGTLIALATGYGLARFDFPGRNVIFACVVGSFLIPIALLTLPLYLLFSALGMVDTPWAMLIPCLINPFSVYLAKVYTEATIPYELLEAARIDGAGELRIFFSIVLRMMTTGGATVFLLAFVNTWNAFFLPLTVLRGKENWTLNLGLYNWTGTRLESGIDLTGLVLTGALLSIVPMAIMMVAMRRYWRTGVTLGALK; encoded by the coding sequence ATGGTGCTGACCGAGCACACCACCGAGCGGCCCCCCGTCCGCAGCGTCCGGCGCCTGACCCGCCCGGACGCGGCCTCCCGCCGGCGGGGCGGCCAGCGCTTCCTGCTGGTCGGGCTGGTCCTGGCGAGCGTCTACAGCCTGTTCCCGGTGTGGTGGCTGATCGTCGCCGCCACCAAGGACCGCACGGCGCTGTACCAGAGCAACGGCCTGTGGTTCTCCGGCTGGCACCTGTGGGACAACCTGGAGCAGGTCTTCACCTACCAGGACGGCGTCTTCCTGCGGTGGACGGCCAACTCGTTCCTGTACGCGGGCGTCGGCTCGCTGGGCGGCACGCTGATCGCGCTCGCAACCGGTTACGGCCTGGCCCGCTTCGACTTCCCCGGCCGGAACGTCATCTTCGCGTGTGTCGTCGGCTCGTTCCTCATCCCGATCGCGCTGCTCACGCTGCCGCTGTACCTGCTGTTCTCCGCGCTCGGCATGGTCGACACCCCGTGGGCGATGCTGATCCCCTGCCTGATCAACCCGTTCAGCGTGTACCTGGCCAAGGTGTACACCGAGGCGACGATCCCCTACGAGCTGCTGGAGGCGGCCCGGATCGACGGCGCCGGTGAGCTGCGGATCTTCTTCAGCATCGTGCTGCGGATGATGACGACGGGCGGCGCGACGGTGTTCCTGCTGGCGTTCGTGAACACCTGGAACGCCTTCTTCCTGCCGCTGACCGTGCTGCGCGGCAAGGAGAACTGGACGCTCAACCTGGGCCTGTACAACTGGACCGGCACCCGCCTGGAGTCCGGCATCGACCTGACGGGCCTGGTGCTGACCGGTGCGCTGCTGTCCATCGTGCCGATGGCGATCATGATGGTCGCGATGCGCCGCTACTGGCGGACCGGTGTGACGCTCGGCGCCCTCAAGTGA
- a CDS encoding ThuA domain-containing protein yields MAPRLLVHTRTTGYRHESIPAGVAALRTLGDFDVHATEDPSALEQPLGGYAAVVFLSTSGEVLTPAGRERLAAYVESGGGFVGVHAAACTEYDWPYYGELLGTWFARHPRHQPGKAVVEDHDHPATRHLPAVWDFTDEWYDFRTNPRGRVRVLATADESSYEGGGMGADHPLVWCRDHGAGRVFYTALGHAPEAYADPAFRAHLLGGILWAAALPLPLHHRPRTS; encoded by the coding sequence ATGGCACCACGACTGCTCGTCCACACCCGCACCACCGGTTACCGGCACGAGTCCATCCCGGCCGGCGTCGCCGCCCTGCGCACCCTCGGTGACTTCGACGTCCACGCCACCGAGGACCCGTCGGCCCTGGAGCAGCCCCTCGGCGGGTACGCGGCGGTGGTGTTCCTCTCCACCAGCGGCGAGGTCCTCACCCCGGCCGGCCGGGAGCGGCTCGCCGCGTACGTGGAGTCGGGCGGCGGCTTCGTCGGCGTCCACGCGGCGGCCTGCACGGAGTACGACTGGCCGTACTACGGCGAGCTGCTGGGCACGTGGTTCGCCCGGCACCCCCGCCACCAGCCCGGCAAGGCCGTCGTCGAGGACCACGACCATCCGGCGACCCGGCACCTGCCCGCCGTCTGGGACTTCACCGACGAGTGGTACGACTTCCGCACCAACCCGCGCGGCCGCGTCCGCGTCCTGGCCACCGCCGACGAGTCCTCCTACGAGGGCGGCGGCATGGGCGCCGACCACCCCCTGGTCTGGTGCCGCGACCACGGCGCGGGCCGCGTCTTCTACACGGCGCTCGGCCACGCCCCCGAGGCCTACGCGGACCCGGCGTTCCGGGCGCACCTCCTGGGAGGCATCCTCTGGGCGGCCGCGCTCCCGCTGCCCCTGCACCACCGCCCGAGGACCTCCTGA
- a CDS encoding substrate-binding domain-containing protein, which yields MVRTASASAAAGPTLAVVAREAGVSVPTASKVVNGREDVAPETRRRVTEALDRLGYVRRPRFDAAKAPRLVDLVVHSLESSWSGAVLHGVEEAAHDAGLEVVVSAALTRSRVGRPERGWLDKLVARGSSGVLFNLAELSESQYAWLEQHRIPFVMIDPVQEPPEGVASVGAANWQGGLTATEHLLSLGHERVAVIAGPRRTMCSSARVAGYRSALASAGIRHRTEYVRHAGFDESLAHRRMLELLDLPEPPTAVFVCSDRMALGVYHALAERGLRVPDDVSVVGFDDLPEARWASPALTTVRQPLSEMAATALRSLLRMMDGHHPESTRTELSTRLVERASTAAPRS from the coding sequence ATGGTCCGTACGGCGAGTGCGAGCGCGGCGGCCGGTCCGACGCTGGCGGTCGTGGCCCGCGAGGCGGGGGTGTCGGTGCCGACCGCGTCGAAGGTGGTCAACGGCCGGGAGGACGTGGCGCCCGAGACGCGCCGCCGGGTCACCGAGGCGCTCGACCGGCTCGGTTACGTCCGCAGACCCCGCTTCGACGCGGCCAAGGCGCCCCGGCTGGTGGACCTGGTCGTGCACTCGCTGGAGAGCTCCTGGTCGGGTGCGGTGCTGCACGGGGTGGAGGAGGCGGCGCACGACGCGGGGCTGGAGGTCGTGGTGTCGGCGGCGCTGACCCGCTCCCGGGTGGGGCGCCCGGAGCGCGGCTGGCTGGACAAGCTGGTCGCGCGGGGGTCCTCCGGGGTGCTGTTCAACCTGGCCGAGCTGAGCGAGTCGCAGTACGCCTGGCTGGAGCAGCACCGCATCCCGTTCGTGATGATCGACCCCGTGCAGGAGCCGCCGGAGGGGGTGGCGTCGGTGGGCGCGGCGAACTGGCAGGGCGGTCTGACGGCCACCGAGCATCTGCTGTCCCTGGGCCATGAGCGCGTCGCCGTCATCGCCGGTCCGCGGCGCACGATGTGCAGCAGCGCGCGGGTCGCCGGGTACCGCTCGGCGCTCGCGTCCGCTGGGATCCGGCACCGCACCGAGTACGTCCGGCACGCCGGCTTCGACGAGAGCCTGGCCCACCGCCGCATGCTGGAGCTCCTCGACCTGCCCGAGCCGCCGACGGCGGTGTTCGTCTGCTCGGACCGGATGGCGCTGGGGGTGTACCACGCCCTGGCCGAGCGGGGGTTGCGGGTCCCGGACGACGTGAGTGTGGTGGGCTTCGACGACCTGCCCGAGGCCCGCTGGGCCTCCCCCGCCCTGACCACCGTCCGCCAGCCGCTGTCGGAGATGGCCGCGACGGCCCTGCGGTCGCTGCTGCGCATGATGGACGGCCACCACCCGGAGAGCACGCGGACGGAGTTGTCGACGCGGCTGGTGGAACGGGCGAGTACGGCGGCGCCGCGCTCGTAG
- a CDS encoding aminotransferase class III-fold pyridoxal phosphate-dependent enzyme, translating to MEPLLQEIAAIVGDYFDVQPERLYPDVAFADLGDSMSLLGMAQRLEDRYGCKVPLRQLFTDVQTLPDLAAYLLAHASTEKLPRGEALPPAATASTTAPTADAVASSAPAPVSPQSIDSRPPVTAAPSTELSMDRAVSPGASTAVQDLIREQLVVMQRQLQLLAGSGPVSAADPAMGSGSGSGVGASPPVALSPVRPVSARSVVPLAPGARSSAISPVETAERTRYLKRLGDRLSSRTKGSKEFAQRFRTMVADSRSTVGFRPSIKEMLYPIVAERGQGSRLWDIDGNEYVDLTLGYGVHLLGHNPPAVMSAVRERLDVGFSLGPRTQLVEEVAAGVLELTGMERVAFLNSGTEAVMTAVRLARAATGRDKIVVFSTAYHGHFDSVLAVPAHENGVFGTRPLAPGISPHAVENVYVLEFGTDEALDFIDKHGADLAAVLTEPVTLRTPGVQKPDFLRAVREVTRAHGTKLIFDEMVTGFRCHPAGVQGLYGIEADLATYGKIVGGGMPIGVIAGRDGVMDSIDGGVWNFGDDSGPRVESTFFGGTFNQHPLTMATAKAVLDHLRAEGPDLQRNLDRRTAMFTDQLNADFRELEVPIEVHRFSSMFKFEHQANMDPFYFNLLVRGVFVWELRNFFLSTAHEQADLDHIRTAVRESVEELRDHGMLGSSRTEPAGPLPRAAAPRSTHAQRQLRALDRGGVPAFEMSVGFWLDGSLNRVALRAAVRDLVARHETLRTTFGPDGDTLVVHPVRETPLSDVLTEYTCGDEDDLSRFLRTWAERPLDPVDGEVFRAAVVEVDPQRHLLLITVHHAAVDGWSYSVLLDDLAAMYNARCRGTSPELPPAVQFRDYLTWHERITAGPTAAKHRDFWHSLLKDVPAPELPSSGQPSQFPYRAVRHRVLLDPEFCGQMRDAARKEGVTVFAYLVAAWGALLQRLTGQDKILVPVASARRPPELDRTVGYCSNLLPLVFRRPDDTLVADYVGGVLMQLVTGLERQDYPFAELITDFAPPGTGLRSELFTTAMSFYRQVAVPPMDGLTVSEADSSPITHTGNPLALNIVESADGFRCEFDAAVDIVDPDLVERLPGYYRNLLSAMVTNNERPLGELDHEGER from the coding sequence GTGGAACCCCTGCTCCAGGAGATTGCCGCAATCGTCGGTGACTACTTCGACGTCCAGCCCGAGCGGCTGTACCCCGACGTCGCGTTCGCGGACCTCGGGGACTCGATGTCGCTGCTCGGCATGGCGCAGCGTCTGGAGGACCGCTATGGCTGCAAAGTGCCGCTTCGGCAACTCTTCACCGACGTCCAGACCCTGCCTGATCTGGCCGCGTACCTTCTCGCACACGCATCGACGGAGAAGCTGCCGCGAGGAGAGGCCCTACCGCCCGCCGCCACTGCCTCCACCACTGCTCCCACCGCCGATGCCGTAGCGAGCTCGGCGCCGGCCCCGGTCTCGCCGCAGTCGATCGACAGCCGGCCACCCGTCACAGCAGCGCCGTCAACCGAGTTGTCGATGGACCGTGCCGTGTCGCCAGGAGCCTCGACGGCCGTGCAGGACCTGATCAGGGAACAGCTCGTGGTCATGCAGCGTCAGCTTCAGCTGCTGGCGGGCAGCGGGCCGGTCTCCGCGGCCGACCCGGCCATGGGGTCCGGGTCCGGGTCCGGGGTCGGTGCTTCGCCGCCTGTGGCGCTCTCCCCGGTGCGGCCGGTTTCGGCGAGAAGCGTGGTGCCACTCGCGCCCGGCGCGCGGAGCAGCGCGATCAGCCCCGTGGAGACCGCAGAGCGCACCCGCTATCTGAAGAGACTCGGTGACCGCCTCAGTTCCCGGACCAAGGGCTCGAAGGAATTTGCCCAACGGTTCCGGACGATGGTCGCGGACAGCCGGTCCACTGTCGGCTTTCGCCCCTCGATCAAGGAGATGCTGTACCCGATCGTCGCCGAACGCGGGCAGGGCTCACGGCTGTGGGACATCGATGGAAACGAGTATGTCGACCTCACCCTGGGATACGGTGTCCACCTCCTCGGTCATAATCCGCCGGCTGTCATGTCGGCTGTTCGCGAGCGGCTGGACGTCGGGTTCAGCCTCGGGCCGCGCACTCAACTGGTCGAGGAAGTCGCCGCCGGAGTACTCGAACTCACCGGCATGGAGCGCGTCGCCTTCCTCAACAGCGGCACCGAAGCGGTCATGACCGCGGTTCGGCTTGCACGGGCAGCAACCGGCCGCGACAAGATAGTGGTCTTTTCCACCGCATACCACGGTCACTTCGACAGTGTGCTCGCTGTGCCGGCCCATGAGAACGGCGTGTTCGGCACCCGGCCGCTCGCACCCGGCATCTCCCCGCATGCCGTGGAAAACGTGTACGTACTCGAGTTCGGCACGGACGAGGCACTCGACTTCATCGACAAGCACGGTGCGGACCTCGCAGCCGTTCTGACCGAGCCGGTGACCCTGCGCACTCCTGGTGTGCAGAAGCCTGATTTCCTGCGCGCGGTCCGGGAGGTGACGAGGGCCCACGGTACGAAACTCATCTTCGACGAGATGGTGACAGGTTTCCGTTGTCATCCGGCAGGCGTTCAGGGGCTGTACGGCATCGAGGCCGACCTGGCCACCTACGGCAAGATCGTGGGAGGCGGCATGCCGATCGGCGTGATCGCCGGACGCGACGGCGTCATGGACTCGATCGACGGCGGCGTCTGGAACTTCGGTGACGATTCCGGCCCGAGGGTGGAATCCACCTTCTTCGGCGGCACGTTCAACCAGCATCCACTCACCATGGCGACGGCCAAGGCGGTCCTTGACCACCTCCGGGCAGAGGGACCCGATCTGCAACGGAACCTCGACCGTAGGACTGCGATGTTCACGGACCAGCTGAACGCCGACTTCCGCGAGCTCGAAGTGCCGATCGAAGTCCACCGGTTCTCCTCGATGTTCAAGTTCGAGCACCAGGCGAACATGGATCCGTTCTATTTCAATCTGCTCGTCCGTGGTGTGTTCGTCTGGGAGTTGCGCAACTTCTTCCTCTCCACCGCGCATGAGCAGGCCGATCTCGACCACATCCGCACCGCGGTGCGTGAATCGGTCGAAGAATTGCGGGACCACGGCATGCTCGGCAGTAGCCGTACTGAACCAGCCGGCCCCCTGCCCCGTGCGGCAGCGCCTCGCAGCACCCACGCGCAGCGGCAGCTACGGGCCCTCGACCGGGGCGGCGTGCCCGCCTTCGAGATGTCTGTGGGGTTCTGGCTGGACGGCTCACTCAACCGCGTCGCACTGCGTGCCGCCGTGCGGGACCTGGTCGCCCGCCACGAGACTCTGAGGACCACGTTCGGTCCGGACGGGGACACGCTTGTCGTCCACCCCGTGCGGGAGACGCCGCTGAGCGACGTCCTGACCGAGTACACCTGCGGGGACGAGGACGACCTCAGCCGCTTCCTGCGGACCTGGGCCGAACGACCGCTCGACCCGGTGGACGGTGAGGTGTTCCGCGCCGCCGTGGTGGAGGTCGACCCCCAACGGCACCTGCTGCTGATAACGGTGCATCACGCGGCAGTGGACGGCTGGTCCTACAGCGTCCTGCTCGACGACCTCGCCGCGATGTACAACGCCAGGTGCCGCGGCACGAGTCCCGAACTGCCCCCGGCCGTGCAGTTCCGGGACTATCTCACCTGGCACGAGCGCATCACTGCCGGTCCCACCGCCGCCAAGCACCGTGACTTCTGGCATTCTCTCCTGAAGGATGTTCCCGCGCCGGAATTGCCGTCGTCGGGACAGCCGAGCCAATTCCCTTACCGCGCGGTACGTCACCGTGTTCTCCTCGACCCGGAGTTCTGCGGGCAGATGCGCGATGCCGCCCGCAAGGAGGGGGTCACGGTCTTCGCCTATCTGGTGGCGGCCTGGGGGGCTTTGCTGCAGCGACTGACGGGGCAGGACAAGATTCTGGTACCGGTCGCGTCCGCCCGGCGCCCGCCGGAACTGGACCGGACTGTCGGATATTGCTCGAATCTGCTGCCGTTGGTCTTTCGCCGACCTGATGACACGTTGGTCGCGGACTACGTGGGCGGGGTGCTGATGCAATTGGTCACCGGGCTCGAGCGCCAGGATTACCCCTTCGCGGAACTGATCACGGACTTTGCGCCGCCGGGGACGGGCTTGCGAAGCGAGTTGTTCACCACGGCCATGTCGTTCTACCGCCAGGTTGCGGTACCCCCCATGGACGGACTGACGGTCTCGGAAGCCGACTCGTCGCCGATCACACACACCGGAAATCCCTTGGCGCTGAACATCGTGGAGAGTGCGGACGGGTTCCGGTGTGAGTTCGATGCCGCAGTCGACATCGTCGATCCCGACCTCGTCGAGCGCCTTCCGGGGTACTACCGAAACCTGCTCAGCGCTATGGTCACCAACAACGAGCGCCCATTGGGAGAGCTGGACCACGAAGGTGAACGGTAG
- a CDS encoding glycoside hydrolase family 43 protein, giving the protein MTVLRNPVLRGFAPDPSLIRVGDWYYVATSSFEWFPTIPLHRSRDLVHWEYAGHVQGAVPGNSLAGVPDSGGVWAPSLSWDGERFWVTYTVVRSVGTPYFDLDTYVSTAGAIGGEWSAPRRVASHGFDPALFHEDGRLWLLNLQNDHRPGGARFAGIVLTELDRETLETVGETHLLLQHDRLVEGPKLLRRDGWYYLVLAEGGTGWEHGVRVARAKELTGTYELDELPLLTTRDDPGVPLQKAGHGELVETPDGQCLLAHLTARPLHTPRGRRCTLGRETAIQAVTWDADGWPRLRHGGWHPAVEVDVPTSGHPLPPAGPPAELTWPWSTLREPPDPSWADAAVRPGWIRLRGRHGPESRWAASLLAQRVTEHRAEAEVTVEARPVTFTQAAGLVLWYNPEAYLSLDLTWAEPWGEPQRGQQWRGGAGGGGRTVLSLVERDEGGPRQVAVVDVAADAPVTLGVTVEGADARFWYVRDGARTAVGPALDFSRLSDDHGSRLRFTGALAGIHARDLVDAAFTADFTGFRLTCTPD; this is encoded by the coding sequence GTGACCGTCCTGCGCAACCCCGTCCTCCGCGGCTTCGCCCCCGACCCTTCCCTGATCCGGGTCGGCGACTGGTACTACGTGGCGACCAGTTCCTTCGAGTGGTTCCCGACGATCCCGCTGCACCGCTCCCGCGACCTGGTCCACTGGGAGTACGCGGGGCACGTCCAGGGGGCCGTCCCCGGGAACTCGCTGGCCGGGGTGCCCGATTCGGGCGGTGTCTGGGCGCCGTCGCTGAGCTGGGACGGGGAGCGGTTCTGGGTGACGTACACCGTCGTGCGCTCGGTCGGCACGCCCTACTTCGACCTGGACACGTACGTCTCGACGGCCGGCGCCATCGGCGGCGAGTGGAGCGCGCCGCGCCGGGTCGCGAGCCACGGTTTCGACCCGGCCCTGTTCCACGAGGACGGCCGGCTGTGGCTGCTGAACCTGCAGAACGACCACCGGCCGGGCGGTGCGCGGTTCGCCGGGATCGTCCTCACCGAGCTGGACCGGGAGACGCTGGAGACCGTGGGGGAAACGCACCTGCTGCTCCAGCACGACCGGCTGGTCGAGGGGCCGAAGCTGCTGCGGCGCGACGGCTGGTACTACCTGGTGCTCGCGGAGGGCGGCACGGGCTGGGAGCACGGGGTGCGGGTGGCCCGCGCCAAGGAGCTGACCGGGACGTACGAACTCGACGAGCTGCCCCTGCTGACGACCCGGGACGACCCGGGCGTGCCGCTGCAGAAGGCCGGGCACGGCGAGCTGGTCGAGACGCCGGACGGGCAGTGTCTGCTGGCTCATCTGACGGCCCGTCCGCTGCACACCCCGCGGGGCCGCCGCTGCACCCTCGGCCGGGAGACCGCGATCCAGGCCGTGACCTGGGACGCGGACGGCTGGCCCCGGCTGCGGCACGGAGGCTGGCATCCGGCCGTCGAGGTCGACGTGCCGACGAGTGGGCACCCCCTGCCGCCCGCCGGGCCGCCGGCGGAGCTGACCTGGCCGTGGAGCACCCTGCGCGAGCCGCCGGACCCGTCCTGGGCCGACGCGGCGGTCCGCCCCGGCTGGATCCGGCTGCGCGGCCGGCACGGGCCGGAGTCCCGCTGGGCGGCGAGCCTGCTGGCCCAGCGCGTCACCGAGCACCGCGCGGAGGCCGAAGTGACCGTCGAGGCGCGGCCGGTCACCTTCACGCAGGCCGCCGGGCTGGTGCTCTGGTACAACCCCGAGGCGTATCTGAGCCTGGACCTGACGTGGGCGGAGCCCTGGGGGGAGCCGCAGCGCGGCCAGCAGTGGCGGGGCGGAGCGGGCGGGGGCGGCCGTACGGTGCTCAGTCTCGTGGAGCGGGACGAGGGGGGCCCGCGGCAGGTGGCGGTCGTGGACGTGGCGGCGGACGCGCCGGTGACGCTGGGGGTGACGGTCGAGGGCGCCGACGCCCGGTTCTGGTACGTACGCGACGGGGCACGCACCGCCGTCGGTCCGGCGCTGGACTTCAGCCGGCTGTCCGACGACCACGGCTCCCGGCTGCGGTTCACCGGCGCCCTGGCGGGCATCCACGCCCGGGACCTCGTCGACGCGGCGTTCACGGCGGACTTCACGGGATTTCGGCTGACCTGCACCCCCGACTGA
- a CDS encoding helix-turn-helix transcriptional regulator, with the protein MTRWRPLPDVLPREARHLVEQLRALKDRTGLSLAELARRTAYSKSSWQRYLSGAKQPPRGAVQALCRVAGADQARLLALWDLADPTWPRGLPDPAGQAVEAAARPAADYRRWRAAALVSFAVIAVLLAGLLWVLPARSG; encoded by the coding sequence ATGACACGCTGGCGGCCGCTTCCGGACGTACTGCCGAGGGAGGCGCGGCACCTGGTCGAGCAGCTGCGGGCGCTGAAGGACCGCACGGGTCTGAGCCTGGCCGAGCTGGCGCGGCGGACGGCGTACAGCAAGTCGTCGTGGCAGCGGTACCTCAGCGGGGCCAAGCAGCCGCCGCGAGGGGCGGTGCAGGCGCTGTGCCGGGTGGCGGGGGCGGACCAGGCGCGGCTGCTGGCGCTGTGGGACCTGGCCGACCCGACGTGGCCGCGCGGCCTGCCGGATCCGGCCGGGCAGGCGGTGGAGGCCGCGGCCCGCCCCGCCGCCGACTACCGGCGCTGGCGTGCCGCGGCGCTGGTCTCCTTCGCGGTCATCGCCGTGCTGCTGGCCGGGCTGCTGTGGGTGCTGCCCGCGCGGAGCGGGTGA